The Callithrix jacchus isolate 240 chromosome 7, calJac240_pri, whole genome shotgun sequence DNA window GTTGTTTAAGTCAGAAACCTCAGGGACATTCTTGGTTCTTCTCTTTCATGCCCcacattcaataataaaaaataaaataagtagccATCAGTGAGCCAACCCTTTCAGTTCTCCTTCCAAGTATGACCAGGATCTGGCCAGTTCTCACCTCCTCCTCCACAAACCTAGTGTAAGGCACTATCAATCTTGGTTGGACTATTACAGAATCTCTTAACAGGTCTTCCTACTTTCATCCTGGCAGACAGATCCTGTTACGAGTTATTCCTCTGCACAGAACCTTTCAATGTTTCTCTCACTCTAAGTAGAAGTCAAGTCCTTGATGTGGTCTCAACACTCCTCATTCCTCCTGCTTTCATCTCTTGCTATTTCCCCCTCTTGCTTTTCCTTGAACACAAAGTGTACATTCTTGTCTTGGGGCCTTTACATTAGTTGATCTGTCATCCTGGAATTACTGTCCTTCCCCAGGAGATCTGCATGGCTTACTCACTGTCTTCCTTCAGGTCCCTCCTCAAATATCACCTTatcagagaggcctttcctgaccaccccCTATGAAATGGcttgtacacacacacgcatgcgtgtgtgcgtgcgcgcgcacacacacacacacacacactcactacaTTTCCCCCCATTACCCAGCTTTACTTTTCTGAATAGCACCTTTCACCACCTGGTGTTTTTAAGTTGTCTGTGGGTCtctcctgaatgaatgaatgaatgaatgaggagtgAATGAATCTATGTAGTTGCATTTTTAGAGAATACTCCACTTCCCAAACAAGCTGCAGAATCTAAAGGTAAACATTGGCAGGGATTCCCAACAATAGATTCAGAAACTTAGCCCAGCAGGCTCATTGAAAACATTGAAACACTGAAAAAGCCAACAGGGATCATAGCTCTGGTGTCACTAACAGCAGTTCATCAGATTTTGAGggagcatttttttaaagaaacatctgagcagttttaaaatggaaaatattgggTGTCTATTTCATCACTTTGAGGTTTTTTCTGTTTGACCAAAGTATGttaaaattaaagtattaaaataaatatttgtttattggtTGTGAATTACTGCAATTCAAATGAAACTCACCTTTCCAAAACTGCACCTTCTGACGCTTTACTTAGCACATATCTAAACCAGGCTCCACCAGCCAGCCCCTCTGCTCCTCAGCTCAAAGGAGTTTTGAAAACCTGCTGAGAGTTATCGCAGATAAGTTTGGCCATTACCCAGTCATTTCGATTGTGGCTTTCTTAAATGCCCACAGTTGGCAGAAAGTGAGGGGATGAGGACCCGCCTAATTCGGGGTAGGTGGGGATGCCCTGCCCACTGCTGCGCGGTTGACACCCGGACCACGGATTTCGCTTGCAGGTGCTGGGCGGTGGAGAGCcctgaggaaaaggaggagaaggaggagaaggaagaagaggtggAGGACAGAGGGCCAGCAGCCAACCCCTTCGACTTCAGGAGGCTCCTGCGCAAAACGTCCCAGCGCAGGCGCCTTGTCCAGCAGTCCTAGCCGCGCGAGGTAGACACCGCCGTCGGAAGCCGCTGGAGCCTGCGGGGCAGCAGGGGCCAAGCGGGCACTGTGGTGCTGGCACCAGCAGGCACTGAAGCTGCGGCCCTGATCTCCACAGGATCTGCCTGCCGCGCTTGGCCCTTGAGTGCCCGGACCAGCCTTCCCGTGCTCCGGAAGAAGAGACCTGGGAGCCCTCGGGAAACCTCCTCTGACGCCTTCTCTCCGAACTCCCGCACCCTCCTTTCTCATCAGCCCGCCAGTTGGGGCATCCCTGTCCTTGTTCCCCTAATCtatctctttgttcttttttttttttttttttttttttaaatgtgtgattcCTTCTGTGGATTCCAGGGCGCTTGGGATTTCGCCAGCCCCTCTCTCATTTGGGGTGACTTCACAGATTCCTTTTTTCTTGGAAACGGCTTTCACTAGCCCATAGAACACTCGATAGCTGTTGAATCGTAAAGATAAAAGCCCGGGAGGGGTAGGGAGAATTGCGAAGATGAACTTCATCTCAAACttggctctttctctttctttggttATTAAGGTTACTAAATAAAGGAAGTGCCTTGGAAAGCCCGTGGTTTGCATAACTGATCTCTTATTTTCCCCTCTGGGGCTTCTGCCATAAGGCTGCGCTGGTGACCGTGCCCGAGGAGGGGCGTTGAGATGCCTTCATCAGTGCCATACTCAGCACCACCCAGCCACTTCAGAAAAACACAATCTAAGCGAGAACTCCTTGCTGCACAAACGGGGCGGCCTCCAATCTCTAAATCCCAACACACCACACGTGCCCATGTGCACGCTGCCTTCCCAATCTGTGTAACTGTCTTTGGCCTCATCTGTAAAGATGCTGGTGCCCCCACTGGATGCAACTGTCAGATTTCAGGTTCTCCTAGTCTGCAGATTTGGGGCCATCTTCACTACTCCGACtttgtgtgtatttaaaatgatGGAGACTAGTGGGTGGAAGGAAGTTTGCATTCCTGGATTGACTACCCTTATTCTAAAACCGGTTTAAGCTGTTTTATGAAACTGACACTCCCATCTAAGCGACCTGGAGAGGGTAAGGACAGGTCATGAAGTTGCATGGAATCAGAAGAAGGGTTCTGCCCAGCACTGGGCTTACCCCTTGTGTGGGTGCCCTTGGCTTCTGCATCCACAGGCCAGAGTCAAAACACTCTGGGGAAATATTAGAGGAGTGAGTGAGGGCATGTGCAAGGGGCTCAGAATGTTGCACCGCTGGTCCACAGGGCATAGTAATCTCTCCAACTTAAAAAGTTGGCACCAAAACGTCCCCAGAGACAACTCGTGCAATCTCTTCATTTTACGGTTGCAATCTGGCCAAGGGGAAACCTGCAGCTATGGAAGGGAAGAGTCCAAGTGCACTCCAGGCCTTCTTTTTCCCTAGCTTAGCAGCACAGTCTTGCTGGGGTTGGGACTGAAAGTAAGGAGTGACCCTCAGCTGTGCAAATGTATTGAGTAGCTGCCTATGGCGCAGCACCCAAGAAATCAGCACAGCAGGTCACAAGACAGAGAGGCTGGGAGGGACAGGGGTGTCTATAACCCAAAGTGGTCCGGCCCCCTTCCACCTCTAGCCACCTATCTACCTGACTCCAGAAGGCCTGGGTTTGTGGGGAGGGCAGAGCAGGGGCAGGAGGTAGAGAGTGGTAAGCTGAGCTCAGCTTTTCTGCCTGTCCCCCTTCAATCCAGGCTTCCTTCTGGAGTGGCCCCTGAAGACCAGAGCCCTGGCATTCAGGCCCTTCTATAACTTCTGTTGCTATAGGAAGAATTTAGGTAAGGAAGCAATAGACTCCCTCCCTAAATTTTCCCGGCACCAATGTTTTCAgtgagaacagaaaagagaatggcAAAGGCTTGGTGAATGCTTGTTTGCAATgcgtttgttttctatttcttctgtggttttttgtttcctctcctttttcattccattttcccttctttctctgtcttttgacaTTTAAGCACTGGAAGGACACAGGAAACTATGTACAAGACACTCTTCTTTGGGTCAGCCTGAGACCGCTGTCTTAGGAAACCACAGACATCTAAGGAAACAGTCTCTAGGAGTTGGAGGATTGGGTCTCTCTCCCCTGATTCAAGGAAGGGTCTTCGAAAGCttgcccccaccacacacaccgcCCCGCCCCTGGCCCGCCCTCCCTTCCCATTCACTGGATGCCTCCTTTGTGAACTAATGACTGTAATTATTACCTCCCAGAGCTCTTTTGTTATCTCCAACCCCAAGCCCTGAAGACCGGGAATGGGCTCTTTTGTGAAATGAAGGTCATTACAAAGCAAATTGCCATCAAGGGAGGGACAGCCTTCAGGAAAGACAAATCCGGTCCCCGTCTGCATCCGAAGCTGGGTgcgtttaaataaaaaatataaataccacCATTAGATCCAAAGTACTCCAGATCTGTGGGATTTCATGGAGTTAAAACAGTAACACTTGAAGCCATTGCTttaccaaaaagaagaaaataatcagtTAAATTCAGGTGTTTTAATCCATTTCTTCTTTGggggttttgtgttttaaatactTGTTTTTAAGAACCATTATGTTTTCAACCACTCATTTACAGTAGAAAAGTTCTGCAATCCTAGCCTGCTGGCTTGGAGCAAAACCTTTGCAGGATTTGATAGGCATTTAAACAAAGAACCAGTCTCTGCGAGGCTGGAGAGAGCTGCGGGGCTGCGATGCCTGAAGTACAGATGGCTGAACCACAAGTCTTTGTGTTTCCAGAGTTGTTACCTTGGTCACCTGGAGTGTCAGCGCCAGGAGAGCCAGAAAGAGGAGCCAAACTGAGTTTTTGACCACCCAGGCTCCCATAGCCTGATCCAGACTCCTCCACCTAGCCCGCTCAGCACCAGCCTTCGGCAGGACGCTATCAACGCCTGACTGGTTCCCAGCTCTCACCCCGGTGCCTGGGCCCAGCTGCCATAGTGTGGATCCCATGACTCCTCGGGAAGCCCTGGACTCAGGCAGCGAGAAGACAGCGCTCTGTGGAGAAAATTGACCAGGGACATTTGTGCTCCAGGACACAGGACTTGGGCCCGTATGCGTCCAGCATGGGCCCCAGGATGTCCCTTCTAAGTGAGGGTCGAGGGGTGGTCTCCCAGACGGGATCCCCGGGTCTCTGCTTTGGTAGCAGCTTTGGTGACTGGTTCAGGAGTTCAGAGAAAGAAAACGGCTTGTGAACACAATGGAAATGACAGGCGCTCTGGCAGGCGCGGGGAAGGCAGCCGCCTCGGGAAGCCGACCGCAGccctttcccctctctccctccctctctgccagAGCCCCGGAGTTGCGAGGTGCACTTGAAGTTGATCTCGACTGCCAGGAGAACGCAGCGCAAACTGTCAAAGGGCTCCCAGTCCTCAGGGCGTCCTCCCTGTTTGGAACAGCTTTTTGTAGAAAGGAAATCATCAGAAAgattatttcttctcctttctttattagaaaaagagaaaaccctTCTTACTAGGCAGAGAGAGCCAATCTCGCGCTCCCGGGTCACCCGCTACCGCGAAGATTCGCTGGGGGCCAGGGTGGGGGGATGCCGTTGGTTTGAGTCCTCTTAAAACGAGGGCCCTGCGGGCGATGCCTTCTTTCCTACTCGGATTTAGAAAGCTGAGATTGCTTAGTTGGAAACCCTGTTCTCCCCTCCCAGGCTCACACAGATTCCTCTTACTGGCAAGCAGCGGGCCCTTCCACGCCTCTGCGTGCCAAGGTCACCAAATGACCTGATCCCATCCCCCACCCGCCGTCAATGCTGCCGACTCTGGCCGCTCTGTCTGCCTCGTTCCCTTCCAAGAAgtttttattggttttatttgttttccccAGCCCAAGGTCCTCGGAAGACTCCAGCGTGGATTTTAATTGCCTCAATCAGCAGTCATCCTCCCCAGCCGTCACTCAGAGCCTGGACGGTGGGTCCTGCGATCTAGCCCTTGGCTGCGCAGAACGGTGCGCCCCGGGGGACCGCGCGGTTCAGCAGGCAGGCGTCAGGCTCTACTAAGGCGCTAAAATGAGCCCATCAACGGGTAGGAGCCCTTCACCCGCCGTCTTCTCCCCAGGCTCGTGAAAGGCGCTTGATGCCGGCCCAGCGGCGCGATCTCTCGAGGTTGCAGCGACCTCAGCACCAGCTAGGAGGAAGGCGGCGACGGAACACCGCTTTCTTTCCCCCAGCTGGAGTTAGACCTCAAACAACACCCCTGTCTGTGCATAAAGAAAACTACTCTGAGCCACGTCCCGCCTCGCCGAGGTGTCCCCAGTCGCCTCTCGCTGAGGCCGACGCGCAGCGGCTGTGGCAGCACCCGGGACAGCGGCCTCCGGCACTTCCCGCCTCTGGCTCGCCCCTGGAGGCGTTGGCACGCCTCCCACCCTCGCACTCTGACTCCAGTTGGCGTGCACGGTCTGCCTCGCAACCTCACGACTcagctccctccctctctcctggtTTTTCCTCCGCCGCCCCCTCATTCATCCCCACTGGGCTCCCTCTCCCTCAAATGCTCTCGGGCTCTCGACGCTTTCCTGAGTCCGGGCTCCGAAGACCCTCAGGTCCTCCCCGTCCTTTTTAAGGCTCCGCGGCTTCCAAAGCGTTGCCGCGTCCCTAAACCCTGTCTCCAGctcgcgcacacacacacgcacactcagaCACGCGCGTTTTCTATCCCGGCGTGACACCCGCCCTCGCCGCGCGGCCCCGCGGGTCCCCGCGCGGTGCCCTCCTCCCGACACACCGGCACGCACGCGCGCGCAGGGCCAAGTCCAAGGCAGCTCGCCGGCAGCTTGCACTCGCAGGCGACCTGCTCCAGTCTCCAACGCCGATGGCATCCCCGGGCTCCGGCTTTTGGTCCTTCGGGTCTGAAGATGGCTCCGGGGATCCCGACAATCCCGGCACAGGTAGGAAAGAGAACGCGgacctgaggtaggagaattttgCGGTAGTCTGGGGTTTGCGTGGCTTCGGGGAAGCAGAAGGAGGTTTTTCCACCTGCAACAGGAAACTTCTTCGGGCGCTTCTCCCTGCTTTTGGGCTAAGTCCTTGATCGCCCAAGAGCTCAAGACCTCTACAGATTCTTGTCCCCTGGGAAGAGGCCCGAATAGTCTCAGGCCCCTTTAACGGAAAGCTGGAAGAGCCCCCCAAAGACCGCGGTGTCTCCAGGACGTGGAATTCCGTGGGCTTGGGGCGCTGCTAAGATCTGGGTGTCTGGACCCTGGGGAGGGACGAAGTGACCGTGAAGATAGAACCAAAATGGGAAAGGCAAGAGAATTCTTGGTCTAGAAAGACAGTCTGCGAAAAAATGGATTGCTTCAGTGTTTAGGAAAACTCGCCCAAGCGAGGCAGGGAGAGTTTGCCTGAGCCGACTGGCACCTGGAAGGGCAGCGGTGTGGGCTTCTCCTTGGGAAGCAGATCAAGGAAATGAGGGGCGGCCGGGCGGCCGGGCTCCCACTTGCCTCCGGCACTTGCCGGCAGCACTAGGTCCTGAGCGGCCCCCAGGAGGAAGGCGGCCCCTTCCCGGACCCCCAGCTGTTTGATGTTCACACAGAACGAAATTTCACACGTCCGTCCGATGTTCTCTTTCTGCCTCGCTGCCCGCCTGCCTGTCTTTCCTTGCAGCGCGAGCCTGGTGTCAAGTGGCTCAGAAGTTCACAGGAGGCATCGGAAACAAACTGTGCGGTGAGTGCCCAAGGTTGGGGGCGGGCAAGGTCGCGCGCTCGCGGTCCGCCGGGTCCAAGCCGTCCTCTCACCTCTGCATAGCGGTCAGAGGAGCCGCGGATTCCTGGCCGTGGGTGGGCGGTAGCGAGGGAGCCGGGCCCGGCAGAGGATTGACCAGGCCCGCGCTCGATGTCCTTGCCCAGCCCTGCTCTATGGAGACACGGAGAAGCCGGCGGAGGGCGGCGGGAGCCAAACCCCGCGGGCCGCCACCCGGAAGGCCGCCTGCGCCTGCGATCATAAGCCTTGCAGCTGCTCCAAAGCGGATGTCAACTACGCGTTTCTCCACGCAACAGGTAAAGGCTCCGCGCCGAGCCCCGGGGCGCCCCGGCCCAGCTCTCTGCCCCGCCCACCGCAGCCTTGCGGGGGACCTCGCGCTGAGAGCCGGACTGGGGCGTTAAGGTGGCTGCGGAGGCGGGACCTGCCAGAATCTTTAGATGAAAGCGAGAAATGCGGGACCTGCCCGCTGGGTCCAGGTCCCCGAACGGGCCTCTAAACGCCAAGAGGGCTCTGAGGCCGTGGCGCTCTTCCCCCAGCGTTGCCCTTGGGGAGGCGGGTGGCCAGTGACCCAGGCGCTCGCGCGCGCCCTGAATCAAGGACGGCTGGCTTCCCTAGGCCGCTGGGGCCTCGGGTGGGACTCGATTTCCAAATATCGTGCCCGAGAATTCAGAattgcacaattttttttaagatcacgAGAGTGATTTGTAGCTGCAATCGCACAAGAGAACGATTCTATTCACATGAAACTCGCGCACAAGTTTTAACCCCGTGCGCTTACACAGTCTCCCAAATGCATGCGCGCTcacacacatgcagtcacacacacgcacacgttcctctctctctttcacacacacacacgcgcgcgcgcgcgcgcacacacacacacacacacacactgacggCGGGCTGTTCCCTTCCTAACAGACCAGAAATCCTAATGCTCCTTTTCCACTTTGGTTTGCCTGAAGGCATTCCAGACAAACTCTTCTGACCTGAAACCTTTCCATAAACATTTAAGATGATATACTGAGAAACAACATTTAGGACGAACTCCTGTGAAATACATATACGGAGGCACACGTTcttcaagaaaagaaagccaaCAATATGAGTTATGAATTGAAATGCAAGTTAATTTGGGGAAGAGGAGAAATCGTAATTTCTCTCATTCATTCTCTTAACCTTTGAAAAATGCctcctttctaaagaaaaatattctgtgttTCCAAAAGCTTTATTAAATAACATGAAATTTCTCAATTCAAAGAGATGTTACTGCCTTATCAAGATCTTGCcttgaatattttcaaagtaaaattaaaatgtggcaTTTTAATTCCATTCTTTAGACCTGCTGCCGGCGTGTGATGGGGAAAGGCCCACTTTGGCGTTTCTGCAGGATGTTATGAACATTTTACTTCAGTATGTGGTGAAAAGTTTCGATAGATCAACCAAAGTGATTGATTTCCATTACCCTAATGAGCTTCTCCAAGAATATAATTGGGAATTGGCAGACCAACCACAAAATTTGGAGGAAATTTTGATGCATTGCCAAACAACTCTAAAATATGCAATTAAA harbors:
- the LOC144576894 gene encoding uncharacterized protein LOC144576894 isoform X1; translation: MEMTGALAGAGKAAASGSRPQPFPLSPSLSARAPELRAQGPRKTPAWILIASISSHPPQPSLRAWTARERRLMPAQRRDLSRLQRPQHQLGGRRRRNTAFFPPAGVRPQTTPLSVHKENYSEPRPASPRCPQSPLAEADAQRLWQHPGQRPPALPASGSPLEALARLPPSHSDSSWRARSASQPHDSAPSLSPGFSSAAPSFIPTGLPLPQMLSGSRRFPESGLRRPSGPPRPF
- the LOC144576894 gene encoding uncharacterized protein LOC144576894 isoform X2; amino-acid sequence: MGPRMSLLTQGPRKTPAWILIASISSHPPQPSLRAWTARERRLMPAQRRDLSRLQRPQHQLGGRRRRNTAFFPPAGVRPQTTPLSVHKENYSEPRPASPRCPQSPLAEADAQRLWQHPGQRPPALPASGSPLEALARLPPSHSDSSWRARSASQPHDSAPSLSPGFSSAAPSFIPTGLPLPQMLSGSRRFPESGLRRPSGPPRPF